One part of the Cinclus cinclus chromosome 20, bCinCin1.1, whole genome shotgun sequence genome encodes these proteins:
- the COIL gene encoding coilin, giving the protein MMAAGGGPLRLRLVFDHPPPASPGCALCWLLLEPGQARLVTDLLSLIRHRFGFSRRARLSLFLEGALLPPAESARLVRDNDSLRVKLEEIVADDYEEIDDGFIYTTKEDKKRHRHKQDEEEFSRNEGKHKRKKKKEKHNLEYSSCREETSVDTWDSQKRYTKRKRKEEVRGRNSLGEGKEESSTSHSKKMKKTERETQLATKKKDEKQTKVAAAKIALERANESFSLNSGKNSTKEITTQSRKKRVGASDSSSTSSDSDSSELNVKENKSSHKTVVVTLAKDKSQAASDSHVKTNKVAVKSNTIKTKTVISKNAKKPQSSSSDSDSSTEDEKVTPAQDSTAKEKSVPNNVVAVKASTKAPKAKSSSSDSDSSDSDTLVIKKSSAGAELGNSIVRNCTKQLPASAQGSFASPGRGRGRGTREDNFWRGPRGHGFRGMMRGHGRGANPGFFYNYSSEGQKQRQLNEAVTNTSILVQNPQEISKRDYSALPLLAAPPQVGERIAFKRLELTENYSPEVSDYKEAKIISWNAEKKQIELEILSTSAGQFAKEPGKFDLVYQSADGVELIEYAVPQDTKITESWDALIEPRLIVEPPVNGSSVEN; this is encoded by the exons atgaTGGCGGCCGGCGGCGGCCCGCTGCGGCTGCGGCTGGTGTTCGACCACCCTCCGCCGGCCAGCCCGGGCTGCGcgctgtgctggctgctgctggagccggGCCAGGCGCGGCTCGTCACCGACCTGCTCAGCCTCATCCGTCACCGCTTCGGCTTCAGCCGCCGCGCCCGcctcagcctcttcctcgaGGGGGCGCTGCTGCCGCCCGCCGAGAGCGCGCGCCTCGTGCGGGACAACGACTCGCTGCG agtAAAATTGGAAGAGATAGTTGCAGATGATTATGAAGAGATAGATGATGGCTTTATTTACACaacaaaagaagacaaaaaaaggcACAGACACAAGCAGGATGAGGAAGAATTCTCTAGGAATGAAGGcaagcataaaaggaaaaagaaaaaggagaagcatAACCTTGAGTATTCCTCTTGTAGGGAAGAGACCTCTGTAGATACTTGGGACTCTCAGAAAAGgtacacaaaaagaaaaagaaaagaagaagttAGGGGAAGAAATAGTCTCGGAGAAGGTAAGGAAGAGAGCTCCACTTCCCATtctaaaaagatgaaaaaaacagagagggaGACGCAGTTGGCAACAAAAAAGAAGGATGAAAAGCAGACAAAAGTTGCTGCAGCAAAGATTGCTTTAGAACGGGCAAATGAGAGCTTTTCTCTAAATTCTGGTAAAAATAGCACCAAAGAGATCACAACACAGTCCAGGAAAAAGAGGGTGGGAGCTTCAGATTCCTCCAGCACATCGTctgacagtgacagcagtgaattaaatgtaaaggaaaataaatcttccCATAAGACTGTAGTGGTGACACTTGCCAAAGACAAATCCCAAGCTGCTTCTGATTCTCATGTGAAAACTAATAAAGTGGCTGTAAAGTCTAATACTATAAAGACTAAGACTGTAATTAGTAAAAATGCTAAAAAGCCCCAGTCTTCTAGTTCAGATTCTGACTCAAGTACAGAGGATGAGAAGGTGACACCAGCACAAGACAGCACTGCAAAGGAAAAATCGGTGCCAAACAACGTGGTGGCTGTAAAAGCCAGCACCAAGGCTCCCAAAGCAAAGAGCTCTTCTTCAGACTCTGATAGTTCAGATTCAGACACGCTTGTCATTAAAAAATCCTCAGCAGGTGCTGAACTGGGTAATTCCATAGTAAGGAACTGCACTAAACAGTTGCCAGCCAGTGCCCAAGGATCGTTTGCCAGCCCAGGCCGTGGAAGGGGGCGTGGAACGAGAGAGGATAACTTCTGGAGAGGACCTAGGGGCCATGGGTTTCGTGGGATGATGAGGGGCCATGGGAGAGGAGCAAACCCTGGCTTCTTCTATAACTACAGCAGTGAAGGCCAGAAACAGAGGCAGTTAAATGAAGCTGTGACAAACACTTCTATCCTAGTCCAG AATCCCCAGGAGATTTCCAAGAGAGACTATAGTGCATTACCTCTTCTAGCTGCTCCACCCCAAGTGGGAGAAAGAATTGCTTTTAAG CGCCTGGAACTAACTGAAAATTACAGTCCTGAAGTTTCAGACTATAAG GAGGCAAAAATAATCAGCTGGAATGCTGAAAAAAAGCAGATTGAACTTGAGATCCTTTCAACATCAGCAGGACAAT tTGCTAAGGAGCCAGGGAAGTTCGACCTGGTGTACCAGTCTGCTGATGGAGTGGAGCTGATCGAGTACGCAGTGCCTCAGGACACCAAG ATAACTGAAAGCTGGGATGCACTGATAGAGCCAAGACTGATTGTGGAGCCTCCAGTTAATGGATCCAGCGTTGAAAATTGA